In Nocardia yunnanensis, one DNA window encodes the following:
- a CDS encoding S1 family peptidase — protein sequence MRKLMARRATVRATTIAFASTVLLAPLLSTASADSSVDQLAADKLPAELVTAIERDLKMSPAEYLDRAEKSQQLRDYATQFRSQRPDDFAGAWMGTDGKPVMAVTSLDAAKIAAADGYQTRLAPISADNLENSADQLNMWITSLPRDLSSAINSVAIDFLNSQLVLSVANTPAGHLLNLPTLIANIKVMLSPDAGGPVERRPMGGDTYITAPTSLSDSSLHSVDVCSFGFNSVDSAGNALNISAGHCNPNVEQGTSADVYLPNVRNLASSPKVGSFASSNLGGRSGLDYSVIKLNDDAVKAGMDQPSVRGANGTTLTITGVADPITGAPVCKSGQSSTFTCGFVVADRVETQLFTAAGQSKTVRGFASSACTLGGDSGGAIVTGTLALGITSGSNAADAPNCNEANTQLAQYGGTASLGIPVRAILTDIDANSGGGIGSGIQVRTRSNA from the coding sequence ATGCGCAAGCTCATGGCGCGCCGCGCCACGGTTCGAGCCACCACCATCGCGTTCGCCTCGACCGTCCTCCTCGCTCCCTTGCTCAGCACCGCCTCCGCGGACTCGTCCGTCGATCAGCTTGCCGCCGACAAACTTCCGGCCGAGTTGGTCACCGCCATCGAGCGCGATCTGAAGATGTCGCCCGCCGAATATCTGGATCGGGCCGAGAAGTCCCAGCAATTGCGGGATTACGCAACGCAATTCCGCAGCCAGCGCCCCGACGACTTCGCGGGCGCCTGGATGGGCACCGACGGCAAGCCGGTCATGGCCGTCACCTCGCTCGACGCCGCCAAGATCGCCGCCGCCGACGGCTACCAGACCCGGCTGGCGCCGATCAGCGCCGACAATCTGGAGAATTCGGCCGATCAGCTGAACATGTGGATCACCAGCCTGCCGCGTGATCTGTCCAGCGCCATCAACTCCGTCGCCATCGACTTCCTCAACAGCCAGCTGGTGTTGAGCGTCGCCAACACCCCGGCCGGGCATTTGCTGAATCTGCCCACGCTGATCGCCAATATCAAGGTGATGCTGTCCCCCGACGCCGGCGGCCCGGTGGAGCGGCGGCCGATGGGCGGCGACACCTACATCACCGCGCCCACCTCGCTCAGCGATTCCTCGCTGCACAGCGTGGACGTGTGCTCCTTCGGTTTCAACAGCGTGGATTCCGCCGGGAATGCCCTGAACATCAGTGCCGGGCACTGCAATCCGAATGTGGAGCAGGGCACCAGCGCGGATGTCTACCTTCCCAATGTGCGAAATCTGGCCTCCAGCCCCAAGGTCGGCAGCTTCGCCTCCTCGAACCTGGGCGGCCGCAGCGGGCTGGACTACTCGGTCATCAAGCTCAACGACGACGCGGTGAAGGCCGGCATGGATCAGCCGTCGGTGCGCGGCGCCAACGGCACCACGCTCACCATCACCGGCGTGGCCGATCCGATCACCGGCGCGCCGGTCTGCAAGTCGGGCCAATCTTCAACGTTCACCTGCGGTTTCGTGGTCGCGGACCGGGTCGAGACGCAGTTGTTCACCGCGGCGGGCCAGTCCAAGACGGTGCGCGGTTTCGCCTCCAGCGCCTGCACCCTGGGCGGTGACAGCGGCGGCGCGATCGTGACCGGCACGCTGGCGCTGGGCATCACCAGCGGCTCGAACGCCGCCGACGCGCCGAACTGCAACGAGGCCAACACGCAACTGGCGCAATACGGCGGCACCGCGTCGCTGGGCATCCCGGTGCGCGCGATTCTCACCGATATCGACGCCAATTCCGGCGGCGGGATCGGCAGTGGAATTCAGGTGCGGACGCGCTCGAACGCCTGA
- a CDS encoding DUF222 domain-containing protein — protein MNSMGVTFDNCGITELVTAVETLSTTLAHATLTPFADADVVALMQQLETCKRKLSALDSKLIIEASDRCLPEASGAGKLVPFLRQTLGLSAHDASVRVKITRECGEFTEPSGRPRPAALPVAAEAFAAGALSRDHVRHIVDIMTHLPADIPVETRVDVEQVLVEQSCEGLFPDDLPKIGREILARLDPDGTVINDADRRRRRGLVIGRPGVDGMSWVEGWITPELRACLDAVLAKFALNRSLAF, from the coding sequence ATGAATTCGATGGGGGTGACATTCGACAACTGCGGCATCACCGAACTGGTGACCGCAGTCGAAACCCTCTCGACCACCCTCGCTCACGCCACCCTCACCCCGTTCGCGGATGCCGATGTGGTGGCGTTGATGCAGCAGCTGGAAACCTGCAAACGCAAACTGTCGGCGCTGGATTCGAAGCTGATCATCGAAGCTTCGGATCGTTGCCTGCCGGAGGCCAGTGGTGCGGGCAAGTTGGTGCCGTTCCTGCGTCAAACCCTCGGCCTGTCCGCGCATGATGCCTCGGTGCGTGTGAAGATCACCCGCGAATGCGGCGAGTTCACCGAACCCAGCGGCCGTCCGCGCCCCGCGGCCTTGCCGGTGGCGGCGGAAGCCTTTGCCGCGGGTGCGCTCTCGCGTGACCACGTGCGTCACATCGTGGATATCATGACGCATCTGCCCGCCGACATCCCGGTCGAGACTCGTGTGGATGTGGAGCAGGTGCTGGTGGAACAGTCTTGTGAGGGTTTGTTCCCTGACGACCTCCCGAAGATCGGCCGCGAGATCCTCGCGCGTTTGGATCCGGACGGCACGGTGATCAATGACGCCGACCGTCGCCGCCGTCGCGGCTTGGTGATCGGCCGCCCGGGTGTGGATGGCATGTCGTGGGTGGAGGGCTGGATCACTCCGGAGCTGCGTGCGTGCTTGGATGCGGTGCTGGCGAAGTTCGCTCTCAACCGGTCCTTGGCGTTCTGA
- a CDS encoding cobalamin biosynthesis protein, giving the protein MPQPELAVGLGLRPGTPADAIVAAVRDVLGAAPIGRLATIEQRAREQGFAQAAERLGASVLAFTAAQLDEVSVPHPSERVAMATGTGSVAEAAALLASGSRELAIPKKVIDGLVIAAAIID; this is encoded by the coding sequence ATGCCCCAGCCTGAGCTGGCCGTCGGCCTTGGTTTGCGCCCAGGCACGCCGGCCGACGCGATCGTCGCAGCAGTGCGAGACGTGTTGGGAGCCGCCCCGATCGGCCGTTTGGCCACCATCGAACAACGAGCTCGGGAACAGGGATTCGCGCAGGCCGCTGAGCGGTTAGGTGCGTCGGTCCTCGCCTTCACCGCTGCCCAACTGGACGAAGTGTCGGTTCCCCACCCTTCGGAGCGGGTCGCAATGGCAACCGGCACGGGCAGTGTCGCGGAAGCAGCTGCCCTATTGGCAAGTGGCAGCAGGGAATTGGCCATCCCTAAAAAGGTAATAGACGGTCTAGTTATAGCTGCGGCAATTATCGACTAG
- a CDS encoding NRDE family protein, whose protein sequence is MCLVLLGWRAHPEYRLIVAANRDEFFTRPTQSLRRWDEVPGLLAGRDLGAAGPVPGTWLGLLPEHHRFATVTNVRGPGEVRTDARSRGALLMDFLRGDTVPEKFVRGVAAAADDYNGFNLITSDLETLWWHSNRGERTPRELPPGFHGLSNSALVGSLEPDGGVTTGTAASAWPKVRDGVRALRAVTAADPADPTGYLEVLADRGRAPESELPDTGLGRLAERAASARFVFHPVHGTRCSTVLLVRKDGTYTMTERTFGRFGREQRTVSFDGHVELP, encoded by the coding sequence ATGTGTTTGGTGTTGCTGGGGTGGCGTGCGCATCCGGAGTATCGGCTGATCGTGGCCGCCAATCGGGACGAGTTCTTCACCCGCCCAACGCAATCGCTGCGGCGCTGGGACGAAGTGCCGGGCTTGCTGGCGGGCCGCGATCTGGGGGCGGCGGGGCCGGTGCCCGGGACGTGGCTCGGGTTGCTGCCCGAACACCACCGATTCGCGACGGTCACCAATGTGCGCGGGCCGGGCGAGGTTCGTACCGACGCCCGCTCGCGCGGCGCGCTGCTCATGGACTTCCTGCGCGGCGACACCGTCCCGGAGAAGTTCGTGCGCGGTGTGGCCGCCGCGGCCGACGACTACAACGGCTTCAACCTGATCACCTCGGACCTGGAAACGCTGTGGTGGCACAGTAATCGCGGCGAGCGGACCCCGCGTGAACTGCCGCCCGGCTTCCACGGCCTGTCCAACAGCGCCCTGGTCGGCTCCCTCGAACCGGACGGCGGGGTCACCACCGGCACCGCGGCGTCGGCGTGGCCGAAGGTGCGCGACGGCGTCCGCGCCCTGCGCGCGGTGACGGCCGCCGACCCCGCCGACCCGACCGGCTACCTCGAGGTCCTCGCCGACCGCGGCCGCGCCCCCGAATCCGAACTGCCCGACACCGGTCTGGGCCGGCTCGCCGAGCGCGCCGCCTCCGCGCGCTTCGTCTTCCATCCCGTCCACGGAACCCGTTGCAGCACGGTCCTTCTGGTCCGCAAGGACGGCACCTACACCATGACCGAGCGCACCTTCGGCCGCTTCGGCCGCGAACAGCGCACGGTGTCGTTCGACGGGCACGTCGAATTGCCTTGA
- a CDS encoding S1 family peptidase, which produces MLLPRMRFAMPSAGRRPQTLVRTAALAATALLVAGPLAASAQADPANSPATPDLPAALITAITRDLKISPQDYLARADAAQKVATFATTAQRQFPQVYGGAWLDETGKAIVALAPGDGIDQARKAVQDAGFTAKDVSKSETTLRGEKNAFQQWLKDQPESVSKAVRGVAIDTLNNTIAVRADKADLPLPGFVDPTRVIVMTAPPMGGEGQDVPQASDIAGAGPRAMSAGDAYASVAGRMSLRCSLGFNGTDGGGNAVNITAGHCNPNIPATGGANSPAVYALSGENRGPQIGVFQKSVLGNQDYSIIGVNNDYHDALSNPFVTVPGAAPISITGVAVPVVGAPVCKSGARTGFSCGVVNAVDQTVQVGDRLLTQSFSANICALPGDSGGPLVTGTLALGISSASSVADYPICDIPNLIGLITGNTPQLFAQPVSTVLSDNPGLRVNTA; this is translated from the coding sequence ATGCTCCTGCCACGTATGCGCTTCGCCATGCCCTCTGCGGGCCGACGCCCGCAGACCCTCGTCCGTACTGCGGCGCTCGCGGCCACCGCGTTGCTCGTCGCCGGACCACTGGCCGCGAGCGCACAGGCGGACCCCGCGAACTCCCCCGCGACCCCGGATCTGCCGGCCGCGCTGATCACCGCCATCACCCGCGATCTCAAGATCTCCCCGCAGGATTACCTGGCGCGCGCCGACGCCGCCCAGAAGGTCGCCACCTTCGCCACCACCGCGCAGCGTCAGTTCCCGCAGGTCTACGGCGGCGCCTGGCTGGACGAGACCGGCAAGGCGATCGTGGCGCTGGCCCCCGGCGACGGCATCGACCAGGCGCGCAAGGCCGTGCAGGACGCCGGTTTCACCGCCAAGGACGTCAGCAAGAGCGAGACCACCCTGCGCGGCGAGAAGAACGCCTTCCAGCAGTGGCTCAAGGATCAGCCCGAATCCGTGTCGAAGGCCGTCCGGGGCGTGGCCATCGACACCCTGAACAACACCATCGCGGTGCGCGCGGACAAGGCGGATCTGCCGCTGCCCGGCTTCGTCGATCCGACCCGCGTCATCGTGATGACCGCGCCGCCGATGGGCGGCGAGGGCCAGGATGTGCCGCAGGCGAGCGATATCGCCGGTGCGGGCCCGCGCGCCATGTCCGCCGGCGACGCCTACGCGTCGGTGGCCGGTCGCATGTCGCTGCGCTGCTCGCTGGGCTTCAACGGCACCGACGGCGGCGGCAATGCCGTGAACATCACCGCGGGACACTGCAATCCGAACATCCCGGCCACCGGCGGCGCGAACTCGCCCGCCGTGTACGCGCTGTCGGGCGAGAACCGCGGCCCGCAGATCGGCGTGTTCCAGAAGTCGGTGCTGGGCAACCAGGACTACTCGATCATCGGCGTCAACAACGACTACCACGACGCGCTGTCCAACCCGTTCGTGACGGTGCCGGGCGCGGCCCCGATCTCCATCACCGGCGTGGCCGTGCCGGTGGTCGGCGCGCCGGTCTGCAAGTCGGGTGCGCGCACCGGGTTCAGCTGCGGCGTGGTGAACGCCGTCGACCAGACCGTCCAGGTCGGCGACCGCCTGCTCACCCAGTCCTTCTCCGCCAATATCTGCGCCCTGCCCGGTGATTCGGGCGGCCCGCTGGTGACCGGCACCCTGGCGCTGGGCATCTCCAGCGCGTCCTCGGTCGCCGACTACCCGATCTGCGATATCCCCAACCTGATCGGGCTCATCACCGGCAACACCCCCCAGCTGTTCGCCCAGCCGGTGAGCACCGTGCTCTCCGACAACCCGGGCCTGCGCGTCAACACCGCGTAG